Proteins found in one Physeter macrocephalus isolate SW-GA chromosome 17, ASM283717v5, whole genome shotgun sequence genomic segment:
- the LOC102994562 gene encoding LOW QUALITY PROTEIN: tubby-related protein 3-like (The sequence of the model RefSeq protein was modified relative to this genomic sequence to represent the inferred CDS: inserted 3 bases in 2 codons): MTWMPGNRVNAALGEGAQVLPAASLSLQMPGKGKTFLHNLKGTDQARLAPSGRRAGVDKVAALGXRRRPGPRGASAFEDETMKLRQLKLDNKRALLEKKQGKKRPEPLTVQPNPEARPRRSKPRGSKEHAPLAEPQAPHSSVTLHGIDGLPAFLKPGAQDWKVETRLHVLSVGSPATEEDTGGSADGDSTWDPASKPDLQEILQKHGISGSLNFDEEETDGEEGEGKKLRPPSSYSEAERPSSASSQKPTADTGASGTAAQHTDNQLGETENLEGSAYSPAPRGVTVKCRITRDKEGMDRGLLPTYYMHLEKDENRXGRKRKKSKTSNYPISTDTTDLSREGESYIGKLRSNLTGTKFTVYDRGVSPAKAQGLVEKACVRQELAAACYVSAASRFLSLLASQPWACSPPPKLASAFLTPYPLARSYRKSEAGLCFSPSRPGSSCAAAAEQSSSSGRCSSPAPHALRLPLESRIKPGHWPFPFRLPGWHAPCAFPSF; encoded by the exons TTTAAAAGGCACTGACCAGGCCAGGCTGGCCCCGAGCGGCCGCCGCGCGGGTGTGGACAAGGTCGCTGCTCTCGG GCGCCGCCGCCCGGGGCCCCGCGGGGCCAGTGCCTTTGAGGATGAGACCATGAAGCTCCGGCAGCTGAAACTGGATAATAAGAGAGCGCTGCTGGAGAAGAAGCAGGGGAAGAAGCGCCCAGAGCCGCTCACGGTGCAGCCGAACCCAGAAGCCCGGCCACGTCGGTCAAAGCCGAGGGGAAGCAAGGAGCACGCTCCGCTGGCAGAACCTCAGGCCCCGCACAGCAGTGTCACCCTGCACGGCATTGATGGTCTCCCTGCCTTCCTGAAGCCAGGTGCTCAAGACTGGAAGGTGGAAACCAGACTTCACGTTCTCTCAGTCGGATCTCCTGCCACGGAGGAGGATACTGGAGGAAGTGCTGATGGAGATAGCACTTGGGACCCTGCTTCCAAGCCAGATCTTCAGGAGATTCTCCAGAAACACGGTATCTCAGGGAGTTTGAACTTTGATGAGGAGGAGActgatggggaggaaggagaagggaaaaaactAAGACCTCCTTCGTCGTATTCAGAGGCAGAGAGACCCAGTTCTGCATCCAGCCAGAAGCCAACCGCAGATACAGGAGCTTCTGGAACTGCAGCCCAGCACACCGATAACCagctgggagaaacagagaattTAGAGGGCTCCGCATACAGTCCTGCCCCTCGAGGTGTCACGGTGAAGTGTCGGATAACTCGGGATAAAGAAGGAATGGATCGGGGGCTTTTGCCCACCTACTATATGCACTTGGAAAAGGACGAAAATC AAGGTAGAAAGCGGAAAAAGAGCAAAACATCCAACTACCCTATCTCCACTGATACAACAGATTTATCTCGTGAAGGGGAAAGTTATATTGGCAAACTCAGGTCCAACCTCACGGGGACCAAGTTTACAGTTTATGACCGTGGTGTCAGCCCGGCCAAGGCCCAGGGTCTGGTAGAAAAGGCCTGCGTGCGGCAGGAGCTGGCCGCCGCCTGCTACGTGAGTGCCGCCTCCCGTTTCCTCAGCCTCCTGGCGTCCCAGCCCTGGGCTTGCAGTCCCCCTCCCAAGCTTGCTTCT GCCTTCCTTACCCCTTACCCGCTGGCTCGCAGTTACCGTAAATCGGAAGCCGGTCTCTGCTTTTCGCCCTCTCGACCTGGTTCATCCTGTGCAGCTGCTGCCGAGCAGTCCAGCTCCAGCGGACGCTGCTCTTCTCCCGCTCCACATGCCCTCAGGCTGCCCCTGGAGTCCCGAATCAAGCCCGGACACTGGCCCTTTCCCTTCCGGCTCCCCGGCTGGCACGCTCCCTGCGCGTTCCCGTCATTCTAG